One window from the genome of Lynx canadensis isolate LIC74 chromosome E3, mLynCan4.pri.v2, whole genome shotgun sequence encodes:
- the GGA2 gene encoding ADP-ribosylation factor-binding protein GGA2 gives MAAAATVPAGAEAAAGAESAEGPPGPAAALELWLNKATDPSMSEQDWSAIQNFCDQVNTDPNGPTHAPWLLAHKIQSPQEKEALYALTVLEMCVNHCGEKFHNEVAKFRFLNELIKVLSPKYLGSWTTEKVKGRVIEILFSWTVWFPEDIKIRDAYQMLKKQGIVKQDPKLPVDKILPPPSPWPKSSIFDADEEKSKLLTRLLKSNHPEDLQAANRLIKNLVKEEQEKSEKVSKRVSAVEEVRSHVKVLQEMLSVYRRPGQAPPDQEALQVVYERCEKLRPTLFRLASDTTDDDDALAEILQANDLLTQGVLLYKQVMEGRVIFGNTVTSSVGDLPVSKVFQNPAGCMKNCPLIDLEVDSGSEQAGTVAPSLLHQDLAALGLSDAPVADKVAGQNCCEEKRNPTASTLPGGGVQSPSAEKNLLDLLSPQPCPGPLNYVPQKSIPKEVPPGTKSSPGWSWEAGPLSSSPSSQNTPLAQVFVPLESVKPSSLPPLIVYDRNGFRILLHFSQTGAPGHPEVQVLLLTMMSTATQPVWDIMFQVAVPKSMRVKLQPASSSKLPAFSPLTPPAVISQMLLLDNPHKEPIRLRYKLTFNQGGQPFSEVGEVKDFPDLAVLGAA, from the exons atggcggcggcggcgacggtGCCTGCGGGGGCCGAGGCCGCGGCGGGGGCGGAGTCGGCCGAGGGGCCCCCGGGGCCGGCAGCAGCGCTGGAGCTGTGGCTCA ATAAAGCCACAGACCCAAGCATGTCGGAACAGGATTGGTCAGCTATCCAGAATTTCTGTGACCAGGTGAACACTGATCCCAATGG cCCAACCCATGCACCCTGGCTACTGGCCCACAAGATCCAGTCTCCACAAGAGAAAGAAGCTCTTTATGCGTTAACG GTGCTGGAGATGTGTGTGAACCACTGTGGGGAGAAGTTCCACAACGAGGTGGCTAAATTCCGCTTCCTCAATGAGCTGATCAAAGTGTTGTCCCCAAAG tacCTAGGGTCCTGGACCACGGAAAAAGTTAAAGGAAGAGTCATTGAAATACTTTTTAGTTGGACAGTCTGGTTTCCAGAGGATATCAAGATCCGAGATGCTTACCAGATGCTGAAGAAACAAG GGATTGTAAAGCAAGACCCTAAACTACCAGTGGATAAAATTTTGCCTCCACCTTCTCCCTGGCCCAAGAGCTCTATCTTTGATGCTGATGAAGAAAAGTCCAAG CTTCTGACGAGGCTTCTGAAGAGCAATCACCCTGAGGATCTTCAGGCTGCAAACAGGCTGATCAAGAATTTGGTCAAGGAG GAACAAGAGAAATCAGAGAAGGTGTCCAAGAGAGTCAGTGCTGTGGAGGAGGTACGGAGTCATGTGAAGGTGCTGCAGGAAATGCTAAGCGTGTACCGCAGGCCGGGGCAGGCCCCACCAGACCAGGAGGCCTTGCAG GTCGTGTACGAACGGTGTGAAAAGCTGCGGCCCACCCTGTTCCGGCTGGCGAGTGACACCACAGATGACGATGACGCACTCG ctGAGATTCTCCAGGCAAATGACCTCCTCACCCAGGGAGTTCTGCTGTACAAACAGGTGATGGAGGGCCGTGTCATCTTTGGGAACACAGTGACCAGCTCGGTGGGAGACCTACCTGTCTCCAAAG TCTTTCAGAATCCAGCAGGCTGCATGAAGAACTGCCCTCTGATCGACTTGGAGGTGGACAGCGGATCTGAGCAGGCTGGGACTGTGGCACCATCTTTGCTTCACCAGGACCTGGCAGCCTTAG GACTCAGTGATGCTCCAGTTGCTGACAAG GTTGCCGGTCAGAATTGCTGTGAGGAAAAGAGGAATCCCACTGCCAGCACACTGCCGGGTGGTGGTGTTCAGAGCCCTTCTGCAGAAAAGAACTTGCTGGATCTCCTCTCCCCACAGCCATGTCCAGGGCCTCT GAATTATGTTCCACAGAAGAGTATCCCTAAGGAAGTGCCCCCCGGCACTAAGTCCTCTCCAGGTTGGTCCTGGGAAGCTGGCCCATTGTCTTCTTCCCCATCCTCCCAGAATACACCTCTGGCTCAAGTGTTTGTCCCTTTGGAGTCTGTTAAACCCA GCAGCCTACCGCCTCTCATCGTGTATGACCGGAACGGATTCAGAATTCTGCTCCACTTTTCCCAGACCGGGGCCCCTGGTCACCCAGAGGTGCAGGTGTTGCTATTGACCATGATGAGCACTGCCACCCAGCCTGTCTGGGACATCATGTTTCAAGTGGCTGTGCCGAAG TCTATGAGAGTGAAGCTGCAGCCGGCATCCAGCTCCAAGCTCCCTGCATTCAGTCCGTTGACGCCTCCAGCTGTGATCTCTCAGATGCTGTTGCTTGACAATCCACACAAA GAGCCCATCCGGTTACGGTATAAGCTGACATTCAACCAGGGCGGACAACCTTTCAGCGAAGTAGGAGAAGTGAAAGACTTTCCAGACCTGGCAGTCTTGGGTGCAGCCTAA